The genomic window TTTATCAAAATTTCACCCTCAGCTGTCAAACTAATAAGTATACTTCTTTTATCATTTGGTGAGGGTATTCGTTCTATTAGATTTCTATCTTCAAGCTTTTTTAGAACTTTTGTCATTCCACCTGAAGAAAATAGTGTTGCATCATATAGCTCTGTTGGAGAAAGTGCATTTTTATTAAAATAAAGTGAAGCCAAAACTGATATATCAGAATGTAACAAATCGTATTTAGTTTTAAAAAAATGCTCATTTTTATTAAACATATCTTTATGTAATAATGTTATTGGCAATGTTAACGCAAAAACTTCATACTCTTTTAATTTAATTGTTGTATTGTAAAAGTTATCTATATATTTTTTATCCATGTAAGAATTTTAACCAAATTAATATTAAATATATCTTTCTAGAAAGATATATTTAAGTTTTTTTATTCTAAAATCAAAAATCAGAAAATTACAAGGAGTTATTTTTGAAAAAATTATATTTTATTTTTTTAGTTCCTCTTTTTTTGTCAGCTCAAAATTTAGAAGAGTTAGTTAATTTGTCTATTCAAAATAAACAAGTTGATTCTTCACAAAAGAGTTTGGACTCAATTAAAGATGAATATGAAAGTATTAAAAGTGGTTATATGCCTAGTTTAGATGTTGGAGCTAATCACTCAATAACAGATAAAGAAACAAGTAGCGTTCCAAAAAATTCATCAAAAACATATGCAAGTATTAGCTATGAGTTGTACGATGGTGGGAAAAAATCAGATGTTTATGATAGTTACGAATCTAAAATAAAAAGTAATCAAGAATCCGTATTAGCTTTAAAAAATGATATTGCATTAAATGTAATAACTTACTATTATAATTATTTATCATACATTTCACAAAAAGAAGCAAAATTAAAAGAGATTGAACAATTAGACTCAGAATTATCAAGATTATCAAGATTTTTAGATGCTGGAACAA from Arcobacter venerupis includes these protein-coding regions:
- a CDS encoding MarR family winged helix-turn-helix transcriptional regulator, yielding MDKKYIDNFYNTTIKLKEYEVFALTLPITLLHKDMFNKNEHFFKTKYDLLHSDISVLASLYFNKNALSPTELYDATLFSSGGMTKVLKKLEDRNLIERIPSPNDKRSILISLTAEGEILIKECMEGVVESKEKLFSVLTQKEKKDLQNILAKVIYSMI